A genome region from Macaca fascicularis isolate 582-1 chromosome 3, T2T-MFA8v1.1 includes the following:
- the FIGNL1 gene encoding fidgetin-like protein 1 isoform X1, which translates to MQTSSSRSVHLSEWQKNYFAITSGICTGRKADAYRAQILRIQYAWANSEISQVCATKLFKKYAEKYSAIIDSDNVESGLNNYAENILTLAGSQQTDSDKWQSGLSINNVFKMSSVQKMMQAGKKFKDSLLEPAHASVVIHKEATVFDLPKFSVCGSSQESDPLPNSAHDQDRTQDFPESNPLKLLQSAQPPMVTNTAKTCPTFSAPVGDSATAKFHVTPLFGNVKKENHSSHKENIGLNMFLSNQSCFPAACENPQRKSFYDSGTIDALSNPILNKACSKTEDNGPKEDSSLPTFKTAKEQLWVDQQKKYHQPQRASGSSYGGVKKSLGASRSRGILGKFVPPIPKQDGGEQNGGTLYKPYGAGPTEPAHPVDERLKNLEPKMIELIMNEIMDHGPPVNWEDIAGVEFAKATIKEIVVWPMLRPDIFTGLRGPPKGILLFGPPGTGKTLIGKCIASQSGATFFSISASSLTSKWVGEGEKMVRALFAVARCQQPAVIFIDEIDSLLSQRGDGEHESSRRIKTEFLVQLDGATTTSEDRILVVGATNRPQEIDEAARRRLVKRLYIPLPEASARKQIVINLMSKEQCCLSEEEIEQVVQQSDGFSGADMTQLCREASLGPIRSLQTADIATITPDQVRPIAYIDFENAFRTVRPSVSPKDLELYENWNKTFGCGK; encoded by the coding sequence ATGCAGACCTCCAGCTCTAGATCTGTGCACCTGAGTGAATGGCAGAAGAATTACTTCGCAATTACATCTGGCATATGTACAGGACGGAAGGCAGACGCATACCGTGCACAGATACTACGCATTCAGTATGCATGGGCAAACTCTGAGATTTCCCAGGtctgtgctaccaaactgttcaaAAAATATGCAGAGAAATATTCTGCAATTATTGATTCTGACAATGTTGAATCTGGCTTGAATAATTATgcagaaaacattttaactttGGCAGGATCTCAACAAACAGATAGTGACAAGTGGCAGTCTGGATTGtcaataaataatgttttcaaaatgagtAGTGTACAGAAGATGATGCAAGCTGGCAAAAAATTCAAAGACTCTCTGTTGGAACCTGCTCATGCATCAGTGGTAATCCATAAGGAGGCCACTGTCTTTGATCTTCCTAAATTTAGTGTTTGTGGTAGTTCTCAAGAGAGTGACCCATTACCTAACTCAGCTCATGATCAAGATAGGACCCAGGACTTCCCAGAGAGCAATCCTTTGAAACTCCTTCAGAGTGCCCAGCCACCTATGGTGACTAACACTGCTAAGACTTGTCCTACATTTTCAGCACCTGTAGGTGACTCAGCCACTGCAAAATTCCATGTCACACCGTTGTTTGGAAATGTCAAAAAGGAAAATCACAGCTCTCACAAAGAAAACATAGGACTAAATATGTTCTTATCTAATCAGTCTTGTTTTCCTGCTGCCTGTGAGAATCCACAAAGGAAGTCTTTTTATGATTCTGGCACCATTGATGCACTTTCCAACCCAATACTAAATAAGGCTTGTAGTAAAACAGAAGATAATGGCCCAAAGGAGGATAGCAGCCTGCCTACATTTAAAACGGCAAAAGAACAATTATGGGTAGATCAGCAAAAAAAATACCACCAACCTCAGCGTGCATCAGGGTCTTCATATGGTGGTGTAAAAAAGTCTCTAGGAGCTAGTAGATCCCGAGGAATACTTGGAAAGTTTGTTCCTCCTATACCCAAGCAAGATGGGGGAGAGCAGAATGGAGGAACGCTGTATAAGCCTTATGGGGCAGGGCCTACAGAACCAGCACATCCAGTCGATGAGCGTCTGAAGAACTTGGAGCCAAAGATGATTGAACTTATTATGAATGAGATTATGGATCATGGACCTCCAGTAAATTGGGAAGATATTGCAGGAGTAGAATTTGCTAAAGCCACCATAAAGGAAATAGTTGTGTGGCCCATGTTGAGGCCAGACATCTTTACTGGTTTAAGGGGTCCCCCTAAAGGAATTTTGCTCTTTGGTCCTCCTGGGACTGGTAAAACTCTAATTGGCAAGTGCATTGCTAGTCAGTCTGGGGCAACATTCTTTAGCATCTCTGCTTCATCCTTAACTTCTAAATGGGTAGGTGAGGGGGAGAAAATGGTCCGTGCATTGTTTGCTGTTGCAAGGTGTCAGCAACCGGCTGTGATATTTATTGATGAAATTGATTCCTTGTTATCTCAAAGGGGAGATGGTGAGCATGAATCTTCTAGAAggataaaaacagaatttttagtTCAGTTAGATGGAGCAACGACAACTTCTGAAGATCGTATCCTAGTGGTGGGAGCAACAAATCGGCCACAAGAAATTGATGAGGCTGCCCGGAGAAGATTGGTGAAAAGGCTTTATATTCCCCTCCCAGAAGCTTCAGCCAGGAAACAAATAGTAATTAATCTAATGTCCAAAGAGCAGTGTTGCCTCAGTGAAGAAGAAATCGAACAGGTTGTACAGCAGTCTGATGGGTTCTCAGGAGCAGACATGACACAGCTTTGCAGAGAGGCTTCTCTTGGTCCTATTCGCAGTTTACAAACTGCTGACATTGCTACCATAACACCGGATCAAGTTCGACCAATAGCTTATATTgattttgaaaatgcttttagGACTGTGCGACCTAGTGTTTCTCCAAAAGATTTGGAGCTTTATGAAAACTGGAACAAAACTTTTGGTTGTGGAAAGTAA
- the FIGNL1 gene encoding fidgetin-like protein 1 isoform X2 — protein sequence MSSVQKMMQAGKKFKDSLLEPAHASVVIHKEATVFDLPKFSVCGSSQESDPLPNSAHDQDRTQDFPESNPLKLLQSAQPPMVTNTAKTCPTFSAPVGDSATAKFHVTPLFGNVKKENHSSHKENIGLNMFLSNQSCFPAACENPQRKSFYDSGTIDALSNPILNKACSKTEDNGPKEDSSLPTFKTAKEQLWVDQQKKYHQPQRASGSSYGGVKKSLGASRSRGILGKFVPPIPKQDGGEQNGGTLYKPYGAGPTEPAHPVDERLKNLEPKMIELIMNEIMDHGPPVNWEDIAGVEFAKATIKEIVVWPMLRPDIFTGLRGPPKGILLFGPPGTGKTLIGKCIASQSGATFFSISASSLTSKWVGEGEKMVRALFAVARCQQPAVIFIDEIDSLLSQRGDGEHESSRRIKTEFLVQLDGATTTSEDRILVVGATNRPQEIDEAARRRLVKRLYIPLPEASARKQIVINLMSKEQCCLSEEEIEQVVQQSDGFSGADMTQLCREASLGPIRSLQTADIATITPDQVRPIAYIDFENAFRTVRPSVSPKDLELYENWNKTFGCGK from the coding sequence atgagtAGTGTACAGAAGATGATGCAAGCTGGCAAAAAATTCAAAGACTCTCTGTTGGAACCTGCTCATGCATCAGTGGTAATCCATAAGGAGGCCACTGTCTTTGATCTTCCTAAATTTAGTGTTTGTGGTAGTTCTCAAGAGAGTGACCCATTACCTAACTCAGCTCATGATCAAGATAGGACCCAGGACTTCCCAGAGAGCAATCCTTTGAAACTCCTTCAGAGTGCCCAGCCACCTATGGTGACTAACACTGCTAAGACTTGTCCTACATTTTCAGCACCTGTAGGTGACTCAGCCACTGCAAAATTCCATGTCACACCGTTGTTTGGAAATGTCAAAAAGGAAAATCACAGCTCTCACAAAGAAAACATAGGACTAAATATGTTCTTATCTAATCAGTCTTGTTTTCCTGCTGCCTGTGAGAATCCACAAAGGAAGTCTTTTTATGATTCTGGCACCATTGATGCACTTTCCAACCCAATACTAAATAAGGCTTGTAGTAAAACAGAAGATAATGGCCCAAAGGAGGATAGCAGCCTGCCTACATTTAAAACGGCAAAAGAACAATTATGGGTAGATCAGCAAAAAAAATACCACCAACCTCAGCGTGCATCAGGGTCTTCATATGGTGGTGTAAAAAAGTCTCTAGGAGCTAGTAGATCCCGAGGAATACTTGGAAAGTTTGTTCCTCCTATACCCAAGCAAGATGGGGGAGAGCAGAATGGAGGAACGCTGTATAAGCCTTATGGGGCAGGGCCTACAGAACCAGCACATCCAGTCGATGAGCGTCTGAAGAACTTGGAGCCAAAGATGATTGAACTTATTATGAATGAGATTATGGATCATGGACCTCCAGTAAATTGGGAAGATATTGCAGGAGTAGAATTTGCTAAAGCCACCATAAAGGAAATAGTTGTGTGGCCCATGTTGAGGCCAGACATCTTTACTGGTTTAAGGGGTCCCCCTAAAGGAATTTTGCTCTTTGGTCCTCCTGGGACTGGTAAAACTCTAATTGGCAAGTGCATTGCTAGTCAGTCTGGGGCAACATTCTTTAGCATCTCTGCTTCATCCTTAACTTCTAAATGGGTAGGTGAGGGGGAGAAAATGGTCCGTGCATTGTTTGCTGTTGCAAGGTGTCAGCAACCGGCTGTGATATTTATTGATGAAATTGATTCCTTGTTATCTCAAAGGGGAGATGGTGAGCATGAATCTTCTAGAAggataaaaacagaatttttagtTCAGTTAGATGGAGCAACGACAACTTCTGAAGATCGTATCCTAGTGGTGGGAGCAACAAATCGGCCACAAGAAATTGATGAGGCTGCCCGGAGAAGATTGGTGAAAAGGCTTTATATTCCCCTCCCAGAAGCTTCAGCCAGGAAACAAATAGTAATTAATCTAATGTCCAAAGAGCAGTGTTGCCTCAGTGAAGAAGAAATCGAACAGGTTGTACAGCAGTCTGATGGGTTCTCAGGAGCAGACATGACACAGCTTTGCAGAGAGGCTTCTCTTGGTCCTATTCGCAGTTTACAAACTGCTGACATTGCTACCATAACACCGGATCAAGTTCGACCAATAGCTTATATTgattttgaaaatgcttttagGACTGTGCGACCTAGTGTTTCTCCAAAAGATTTGGAGCTTTATGAAAACTGGAACAAAACTTTTGGTTGTGGAAAGTAA